Below is a genomic region from Eupeodes corollae chromosome 1, idEupCoro1.1, whole genome shotgun sequence.
TTCAACTCTTTTCTTAGATCTTCTTTGAATAACACTGGAATTCCTCTTGGCTTTTGTTTCACAGGTTTTATATTTGGATCTATAGAGAGTGTGATTTCTCCTGTCATTTTACCACCTTTTTCGGTTTTTTCGTCCAAACCAGTTGCTATTTCGTAGTTTTCGAATGCTActcgaaatttttgaaattcttccaATTTACCCTCATTGCCcatagaaattggtgatggcgTTTTAAGCGCCATTTTGATTGATTGCCTTTTATGTTAACAAAGCAAAGCACGATGCTTGTACTTCGATAATCTAAGTAAAAGAAAAGAACGTACCTGCTGTacagtatttatttatatcttttttatttcttttttttttgatttataaagctttttctttaataatttttagttttccgCTGCCACCatattttcttatgttttgtggcttaagaaattgaaaatgcgtgcttccGTGTGACTGggtaaaaataactaaaatatgcTCTTTATTCGATGTGTTCGTTATTCGTATTACAAATGTCTTAGGTTTGTTCGATTACTTTATGTTCCACAACAACTTTCAACTAGTAAGCTATGACGAACCGCACTTGACGATTACATTTTTCCAATTAACCTCTCAGCGACCGACGTGTCGTTTAGTCCCTCATTGTGTGCCCTAAGGTTCCAATTTTGTCCCAAATTTATTTGCAACCGTTCAACAATGTCAGAGATAGGTGCTAGTTTCTGACTTAGCAATTAGCACCGATGAGTGTCACAGACCTTCTGCATCCTAAACGTTTCTAACATAAATATATGAATGATAAGAACTTGAGGGTTATTTCCAACAAACTGCAGCTAAGTTTAAGCCACTGCAATGATCTTAGACAAATAGCAGATATcgcaattcaaaatttaaatagcaCAAACATTTGCAGTAGAAAAGtctatttaaaagtaattaatcTTTCATTAATCAACCTCAATGCATCGCTTTCGCATTTGACTCCATTATTTTGTATCATTTGTATTATCAGAAGCTTGCTGCCATGTTAACCACTGCgctgaataaaagaaaaaccaaactaACTTTCcacatatcaaaataaaaaaatccaaataaacatAAACTGGTAAAGATGATTGGCAACAAAGTGGTCTATGTCCATCGATCACGCTTCCATCTTAATCTTCCTGAAGACTTGCAAGCCCCTCTCTTTCGAATATTTTTGTTGCTGTCTTATTTTGCCGGTGTCATTATATTCGCAAATTGGTTTCACATTCTCATCCATCACATTAATCGCTCATCAGAATTGTAATTGCACCGATTAGCCGCGCAGTTGCTGAAACATCGATGAAAGTATCTTTAATCTTAACTATCATGCGACTATCATTCGTTTGTTATATCTGTCGAACAATTTAACGAAAACTCAAGCGTTTACGGAAACTCCAATcgcagaaacaaaaaaaaaagaaataataataaaatataaaaagctaaatcCATCGGAAATCGTTTGCTGGTCGTAATAACAATATGAAACGTGATTGCTGGCCTTATTCGGCTAAGCCAGGCCAAGTTAAGCCAGGCCAGACACGACCAGACCAGACCAGACCAACAATTGCATCACCATTTGCTTccacaatcatcatcatcattcgaAATCGCACTGCGTCCCGCTCTCCATCTTGGTTAAGACGGATACACAATACACATAGGTACTCGTACTATAGATAAATAGGAACATGATACTTTTAGGTCTTTTAAGCGGTGGAACGATTTATTGCACTGATGTTGTGGTGGCCAATCAACCTCGGCTCCTAAATGGTATGTACGCTGCCGTACTGTACGGCCGGCCCTTTAAGACGCGCTCTGCTGCAGCACGGTGAATGCAGCTTCAACTTCGcatattcaatttcaattgaGCGAACGAACAAGCGAGCGGAGCGTTCGCAATGGTCGACTTAATAGGATTTCTGGATGGATAGCTTCAATCGGATCTCGTCTCGAAATCATGGTCTTCCCCGCAACCAACGCCGCACAAAACCCATTGTTGGCCAATTCAATTTGCGAAATCGGTTTTCATTAAATTGACAGACTGTCGACGTCGAGACCGTCGAGCGATGATGGACAATGGTGGGGGCTAATGCGTGATCGATTGATGCAATAGCCGTTGTGTGCTGATGCACGGCCGACATTGGACGTGCtgcgccatcgccatcgccattgtAGGTACGATCGCACGTCTGACAACTTCATGATGCGAATGATATGAAGTTGATATTGATGATGCTGGacaatgaagatgaagatgttgatgatgatgatgaagatccAATCCAATCCAATTCAATCCAATCTGATTCAATTGGAGGCTtaagagtttttcaatttatttcatcgcttttcttttttttttatttataaaattgttttttatttttatattttgccttCAATGCGCGGAATCGGTGTTGTGAGTGATGTTAGCAAAAATTATGATTATAATAACATTTCAgacttttgtgttttatttatttcaggtCATggtattttattgcaaata
It encodes:
- the LOC129944425 gene encoding uncharacterized protein LOC129944425, with translation MALKTPSPISMGNEGKLEEFQKFRVAFENYEIATGLDEKTEKGGKMTGEITLSIDPNIKPVKQKPRGIPVLFKEDLRKELKDLEDRGIIEEVNEPSEWISNIILVKRKSKLKICFNPYHLNQELMREHNQSTTIEEILPHL